A window of Arcobacter acticola genomic DNA:
TCAAATATTGAATTTGGAGATACATCATTATTAACTTCTAAAAATGAAAAAAATATAGATGTTGTAATTTTAACTGATGTTAAAATTGATGAATTATTATTAGCTAACATTGAAAGAATTTTAAAAGAAGATGGTTTAATCTCTTTCGCTTCAAAAGCATTTTCAAGAGATGAAGATCAATTATTTGCAGATTTAAAACTAGTTGGAACAAAATTCTCGATTGCAATGCCATTTAAATTTGGACATAACACTTCAATTATTGCTTCAAAAAGATATCATCCAACAGCAGATATAAATCTTCAAAGAGCTGATTTATTAGATGGTTTAAACTACTATTCTGCTGAAATCCACAATGCATCTTTTGTATTTCCTGCTGCTGAACACAGAGCACTAACTGGAATAGCTAAAAGATAATTATTCTATTAAATATAAATAAATCATTATTATTGTAGAATCTTCTTTATGAGTAATGATTTATTTAAAAACGCAATCGCACTAACAGGCGGAATTTCAACAGGTAAAAGTACTGTTTGTAACCTATTTAAACTTCATGGTTTTTTAACTATTGATGCTGACCTTATAGCACATAGATTATTGGATGAAAATTCTGATAAAATTGCTAGTATGTTTGGTGAAAAATATGTTGAAAATGGTAAAGTTATACGAAAAGAATTAGGTAAAATAATATTCTCGAATGAAGAGAATAAACTAAAACTAGAAGCCCTTTTACATCCACTAATCGAAAATGAAATCATTAAAGAATCAAAAATATTTGAAGAACAAAATAAACCATATTTTGTAGATATACCTTTATTTTTTGAAAAAATGCATTATCCAATTCCTAAATCTTTGGTTATATATACTCCAAAAGATATTCAAATTCAAAGACTTATGAAAAGAGATAATATAGATGAAAATGAAGCAAAACTAAAAATTTCAAACCAAATGGATATTGAAGAAAAGAAAAAATTAGCAGATATGGTAATAGACAATTCACAAAATTTAAAACATTTACAAGCTGAAGTAGAAAGAATCATCGGAGAGATTATATGACATATACAAAATATAGTGCAAGTGGAAATGACTTTGTTATCACTCACTCATTTATTGAAAAAGATTATACAAATGATGCTATAAAACTATGCAATAGAACAGAAGGAATTGGAGCTGATGGTTTTGTAGTAATCGTTCCAAGTAGTGAAGCTGACTTTAAATGGTTATTTTACAATAGCGATGGGAGTGATGCTGCTATGTGTGGAAATGCCACAAGAGCAGTTTCTCACTATGCTTTTACAAATAATTTAGTTAGTTCTTCTGAAATGAAATTTCTTACAGGTGCTGGACTTATAAAATCAAGTGTTGAAGGAAATATCGTTGAAACTCAATTAACTGCTCCAATAGTAGTAAAAGAGGAGTTTATTGAAGATGGATTTACTTGGTATTTAGTAGATACTGGAGTTCCTCATTTAGTAACTATAGTAGATGATTTAGAATTGTATAACCATGACTTATGTGCAAAAATGAGATATAAATATAATACAAATGTAAATTTTGCGAAAATTGAAGATGGAATTATTAAAGTGCGAACATATGAAAGAGGAGTTGAGGGTGAAACCTTAGCTTGTGGAACTGGGATGGCTGCTTGTTTTTTAAGAGCAAATGATTTAAAACTAGTAGACAGTAGTACATTTGTTTATCCAAAAAGTGGTGAGCAATTAACTCTTTCAAAAAAAGATGGCATCATTTATTTTAAAGGTGCTGTAAAAAAAGTTTTTGTAACTACTTTTTAAGAATACATGATTTTTTTAAAAGTTTTAAAGGAAAAAGCTAGAAAGTTACTTCTAGGGCTTTGTTTATTTGGTTCTTTCCAAATACACAGTTTTGGGAATGGCTTTCCTTCAGAGTATTATGAAATAAGTGATATTAATGAATCTAAGAACTATTTTTTTAATCATATGTATGAAATAGTTGCAAAAGAGAATAATAGAGTAAAAAGTGAAAGACGTTTTGTAGAAGAAGTATTAGGTTCAAATATTTTGAATATAGATTTTGATTCTCCTACTTTTTATAAACTTCTTTCAATAAAACAAAAATATAAAATCAAAAATATTTATACACTTTATGAATATCAGAAAAAAATTGATATAGTTCCTCCATCTTTAGCAATTGCACAAGCAGCAGTTGAAAGTGCATGGGGGAAAAGCAGATTTGTAAAAGAAGCTAGTAATATCTTTGGACATTGGACTTATAATGAAGAAATAGGAATTCTTCCAAAAAGAAGAAATATTAATTCATCTCATTTTATTAGAGTTTTTTCAAGTCTAAAGGATTCAACAAGTGCTTATATTTTAAATTTAAATAGAAATTTAGCATATAAATCTTTTCAAGAAAAAAGATATGAACAAAGAATTAATAATAAACAACCAGACGGTTTAACTCTTTCCCAAACTATGCTAAACTACTCTGGAATTGCACATGAATATTTAGTAATATTAAAAGATTTAATTTTACTAAATAATCTGCAAGAATATGATAATAGATATTATCAGCAAAATCACTAAATAAGGAAAAATATGAAATTTACTGCACCATTAAAATCTGATTCAATTAAAATTATGCTTCTAGGAAGTGGAGAATTAGGGAAAGAAGTTATTATAGAAGCTCAAAGACTTGGAATTGAAACAGTTGCTGTTGATAGCTATAACAATGCTCCTGCTCAATTAGTTGCAAACAAATCTTATACAATCAATATGAAAAATGAAAATGAGATTTTAGATGTAATAAGAAGAGAAAAACCAACTTATATCTTACCTGAAGTTGAAGCTATAAATATAAAAGCACTTTTTACAGCTGAAAGCGAAGGTTTTCATGTAATTCCAAATGCAGATGCTGTAAACAAAACAATGAATAGAAAAAATATTAGAGAGTTCGCAGCTGTTGAATTAGGACTTCAAACAAGTAAATATGAGTTTGTAACAACTTTTGAAGCTTTAGAAAAAGCAGCTTTAAATATAGGATTCCCTTGTGTTATTAAACCTGTTATGAGTTCTTCTGGACATGGTCAGAGTATTGCTAAAACTGCTGCTGATTTACCAAAATCATGGGAACTTGCAAAAGAAGCAAGAGGAGATGCTAGTGAATTAATAGTTGAAGAGTTTATTACTTTTGATTATGAAATCACTATGCTAACTGCTAGAAATGGTAAAGATACAGTATTTTGTGAGCCAATAGGGCATATTCAACAAGATGGAGATTATATTTTCTCATGGCAACCTATGAATATGAGTGAAGTAGCTAAAGAAAAATCACAAGAACTAGCTAAAAAAATCACTGATGGATTAGGAGGTCGAGGTATTTTTGGTGTTGAGTTATTTGTAAAAGGTGATGAGGTTTATTTTTCAGAAGTAAGTCCAAGACCACATGATACAGGAATGGTTACTATGATTACTCAATCTCAAAGTGAATTTGCACTTCATGTAAGAGCGGTTTTAGGATTACCTTTAGAGTATATTGATTATGGATGTGGAGCAAGTGCTGCTTTTAAAGCAAAAGGTGATAGTTTTAATCCAGTGATTGATATCTTTGATTCATCATTTACAAAAGATTCAATTATAAGAGTATTTGGTAAGCCTCAGTCTCATGTGGGAAGAAGAATGGCAGTTGCCCTTACTTTTGATAAAGATTCAAGTGATAGAGCCTTACAGAAGGCTAAAGAGATTATTGGAAATTTTAAAGATAATTAGAAGTTATGACTTCTAATTATTTTAGTTTGATTGTTAAACTATACTGCATACCTTCATTTTCAATAGCTATAATTTCTAATTTTCCATTAAGTGCAGAGCTTAAATTTTTTGCTTCTAAAGTGTATTTATTATCTATATCTGATACAAAAAGATTGTAAATATTTTTAATTTCAAAACCATTGCTATTAACTGAGGCATTTTTCTATCCTTTTTTTTGAATTAAATTTTTGACTTTTGTGTCATTATTATATTACAACTTTAATAAAGTTGTGCCAAACTTTTTATTTATAAACTATACAAACAAAAAAACCATCTTTATTTGTTCCATCTTCTTTAAAGTCTTCTGACCCAGAAGTTGAGTCATCATAACTCTTTCCTTTTGTTTGAAATGTTCCAAATAACATCTTTTCACAATATTCTCTACCAGAGAAGCTTTCAGCAAATGCACCTTTGCTTAATAAAGTTGAATTAGCTGTATTATCCACTAATACTTTATAAGAAGAAGTTTTCTCATCTTTATTAGGTATTAGTTGCCATCTTACAGTACTTCCGGGAAATGTTAATTTTGATGCAAATGCAAAACCCTTAACATTATCTGTAGTACCATCAGTTGTATTAGTTGTAGTACAATCTGTTGTAGCTAGCGTATCTTTCATATTTCCCAATAAAATGCCATTACAAGATAAGGCTTGAAAATTTACTTTGGATAAATCACCACCTGATTCAATATAAGTATTTACAAATCCATCAACTGTTATAAACATTGACTTCATCCTATCAAGTTCTGCTGTGATACTACTATCATCTGCTTCATATCTCGTGAGCATTATAATCATTGCTGAAACAACTGCAATTATAGAAGAGACAAGATATGGCATTTTTTTCCTTAAGTAGAGATATTTCAACTCTAAGAATATTTTAACATAATCATTATTGAATGTTTGCTTAATCGGGTTATAAGTTAATTATTTTTTAGATGATCACTTTACTATTTTATAATTATATTTATACTTATATTGATTAAAAGCCTATTTTTAAGGATTGTGATTAAATTGTAACCAAAAATACAAAAATTATAAATTTTTATAAAAATTGCATTTTCAAAGTTATTAAATTTAAAAAATATTAAATTTTAGTTAATTATTTAATTAATATTCCTTCTATTGCAATTTCAAGTTTTATCTCATCACCTACTGCCACTCCACCTGCTTCTAAAACTTTATTCCATGTAATGCCAAAATCTTTTCTATTGATTTTCCCTTCTAGTTCAAATCCAGCTCTTTGTTTTCCCCAAGGATCAGTTATAACTCCACCACTTTGTAAATCAAGTTTAATATATTTTGTAATGCCTTTTATCGTTAAGTCACCATAAACAGCACTTTTTTCAATTTTTGTTGCGTTGAATGTTATTTTAGGAAACTGAGCTGCATCAAATAACTCTTCAGTTTTTAAGTGCTTATCTCTTTTTTCATCGGCTGTATTAATTGAAGCTACAATAATTTCACCACTTAATGCTTTTAATGTATTTGTTGTTTCGTCATATTCAAAGTTTCCAGATATGTCATTAAATTTACCACTTACGTTTGAAATCATCATATGTTTTACTTTGAATCCAACATTTGAATGACTTACATCTACATTATAATTTCCTGCAAATAGTGCCGTTGATACTAGAAGTGATGCCATTGTTAATTTTAAAAATTTCATTTTATAATCCTTAATTTATATGTAAAGTAATAATTTCCAAATAAAGATAATTTTATTACTTAGATAATTCTCAAAAATTGTACTGATAAATGATAATGATTGTCAAGAGTATTATGAATATTTTATATAGAATATTTGATTTTTGGAAGAAGATTAAAATTTTATCCAACAAAAAGTAGTAGAAAAGATTCTACTACTTTTAAATTAAGCTATTTTTTTAACAGCTTTTTTAACCGCAGTTTTTACTTTTTTTGTTTTTTTAAGTTCTAATTTTAAAACTTTTTTTGTAACTTTCTTAGCGATTTTTTTCACGTCTTTTTTATCTGCAACTTTTTTTACAGCTTTTGTAGCAATCTTTGCAACTTTTTTCTTTTTTAATAATTCAGCCATTTGAATTCCTTGTATTTGAATTTTAATTATAACTTAAAAAGTAATATAATATAGAGATTGTATAGAAAAAAAGTTAATATGTCAAATAATAAAAAATATTCTTATTTCAATAGAAAAAAGTTTTTAGATGCTTAACCATTTAATAAACTATATTTAGATAAAATATTTCGTTTTGCTATAAAAGAATGAAAAATAAGGATACGATAATGCTATTGACGCCAGGTCCAACTCCAGTACCAGAATTTGTAAGAAAAGCAATGTCTGATATTACAATTCATCATAGAACTGAAGAGTTTGAAGCTATTTTTAAAAATACTAGAGAATTACTATTAGAATTGTATGATATGCCAGAAGCTGTAATGCTAGCTTCAAGTGGTACAGGTGCTATGGAAGCATGTGTTATAAACTTAACACACAAAAAAGCACTTACTATTAATTCAGGAAAATTTGGTGAGAGATTTGGAAAAATCTGTGCTGCCCAAAATATTGAATATACTGAAATAAAAAATGAATGGAATACTCCTGTTAGTGTAGATGCTGTTGTAGAATCTATAAAAGCTGATTCTTCAATTGATGCTATTTTTATTCAAATCTGCGAAAGTGCTGGAGGA
This region includes:
- a CDS encoding spermidine synthase — translated: MKDTNAFNEMMVHLPLCTHKEASNVLIIGSNNEDMKAQAAKHNKVSNIEFGDTSLLTSKNEKNIDVVILTDVKIDELLLANIERILKEDGLISFASKAFSRDEDQLFADLKLVGTKFSIAMPFKFGHNTSIIASKRYHPTADINLQRADLLDGLNYYSAEIHNASFVFPAAEHRALTGIAKR
- the coaE gene encoding dephospho-CoA kinase (Dephospho-CoA kinase (CoaE) performs the final step in coenzyme A biosynthesis.); the protein is MSNDLFKNAIALTGGISTGKSTVCNLFKLHGFLTIDADLIAHRLLDENSDKIASMFGEKYVENGKVIRKELGKIIFSNEENKLKLEALLHPLIENEIIKESKIFEEQNKPYFVDIPLFFEKMHYPIPKSLVIYTPKDIQIQRLMKRDNIDENEAKLKISNQMDIEEKKKLADMVIDNSQNLKHLQAEVERIIGEII
- the dapF gene encoding diaminopimelate epimerase gives rise to the protein MTYTKYSASGNDFVITHSFIEKDYTNDAIKLCNRTEGIGADGFVVIVPSSEADFKWLFYNSDGSDAAMCGNATRAVSHYAFTNNLVSSSEMKFLTGAGLIKSSVEGNIVETQLTAPIVVKEEFIEDGFTWYLVDTGVPHLVTIVDDLELYNHDLCAKMRYKYNTNVNFAKIEDGIIKVRTYERGVEGETLACGTGMAACFLRANDLKLVDSSTFVYPKSGEQLTLSKKDGIIYFKGAVKKVFVTTF
- a CDS encoding glucosaminidase domain-containing protein, which encodes MIFLKVLKEKARKLLLGLCLFGSFQIHSFGNGFPSEYYEISDINESKNYFFNHMYEIVAKENNRVKSERRFVEEVLGSNILNIDFDSPTFYKLLSIKQKYKIKNIYTLYEYQKKIDIVPPSLAIAQAAVESAWGKSRFVKEASNIFGHWTYNEEIGILPKRRNINSSHFIRVFSSLKDSTSAYILNLNRNLAYKSFQEKRYEQRINNKQPDGLTLSQTMLNYSGIAHEYLVILKDLILLNNLQEYDNRYYQQNH
- the purT gene encoding formate-dependent phosphoribosylglycinamide formyltransferase, whose amino-acid sequence is MKFTAPLKSDSIKIMLLGSGELGKEVIIEAQRLGIETVAVDSYNNAPAQLVANKSYTINMKNENEILDVIRREKPTYILPEVEAINIKALFTAESEGFHVIPNADAVNKTMNRKNIREFAAVELGLQTSKYEFVTTFEALEKAALNIGFPCVIKPVMSSSGHGQSIAKTAADLPKSWELAKEARGDASELIVEEFITFDYEITMLTARNGKDTVFCEPIGHIQQDGDYIFSWQPMNMSEVAKEKSQELAKKITDGLGGRGIFGVELFVKGDEVYFSEVSPRPHDTGMVTMITQSQSEFALHVRAVLGLPLEYIDYGCGASAAFKAKGDSFNPVIDIFDSSFTKDSIIRVFGKPQSHVGRRMAVALTFDKDSSDRALQKAKEIIGNFKDN
- a CDS encoding YceI family protein; this translates as MKFLKLTMASLLVSTALFAGNYNVDVSHSNVGFKVKHMMISNVSGKFNDISGNFEYDETTNTLKALSGEIIVASINTADEKRDKHLKTEELFDAAQFPKITFNATKIEKSAVYGDLTIKGITKYIKLDLQSGGVITDPWGKQRAGFELEGKINRKDFGITWNKVLEAGGVAVGDEIKLEIAIEGILIK